From the Rhea pennata isolate bPtePen1 chromosome 1, bPtePen1.pri, whole genome shotgun sequence genome, the window tagCACTTGACTCTCACTTGTGGTTGATATGTTCCTTTTTCCATCCATTGACTCTCCTTCTGGCAACGCTTAAACTTCATCCGTTGATTCTGAAACCATGTTTTCACCTACAAAAGCAATGGGGGAAGAACATAGGACATTACAAATTACTTAGAGCTTACCACATATCTTAGAGATGTTTTGCATGTTATAATACAGTTAGTTACAGTACAGTTACTGCTTGGCTCCCAATATTGTACACAACAATATGAAGCAGACTCAGGTAGCAGTAGAACCATAATACTGACACAAAGACTAACATTCTTACTGCTCAGGTCACAATGGCATCTTTCATGATCACTCATCAAAAGCCCTGCTCAAAAGACAGGCCAGGCAGTACAACTGCAGAAAGGCAGCTTGTACAGCGGGAACATCTCAGTGCTATGTCCAGATCACTGCTGATTCAGGAATGAGTCACTCCCTCAGAGTCACGCATCAGTTGCTGTGGCCCTCTTTCTAGAGGGAGGGACAGGGTGCCATTCTGACTCAGAAAGGCAACAGGTATCCATTCTTTCATGTTTATCAGAGACAACATACATCCATACAGAATACTAACTTGACTCTGCACATAGCCCTGCACTTGTATGTACTCTCAAAAACCTGCACAGCAGATAGTGCTGGAACCAACATAAGAGGAAGGCTGAGTCATAAATTTTCACACCCACTCTCATGTAAGCAATGGCATAAATAAGGCAATGAGGAACCATTCCTCCAGAGTctaagaaaagggaaaaaagaaaaaaaagagagagaaaaagaaaatagaaaactcaAACCACCCTGGCAACTCAAGTGCTCAGAGCAAGATGCTCACCTGCTTGTAAGTAAGCCCAAGGGCTGAGCCCAGCTCCCGGATCTGCTGGGGGCTGAGGTACTTCTGGCTCTGGAACCGCTGGTGCAGGGTTTGCAGCTGTTCCTGGGAGAATGCCGTACGGCTCTTTGCCTTCTTCACCCCACCTTCACCTTCCTCCTTGATCttctgggaagcaggatgggGAGATGGGTCTTCTGTGGTGGGGCTTGTGGCAGAATCTGGAGTGTACTGAATGAGGGTCCCAGAGCTGGAAGATGCTGGAGAGACagctgaggagaaaggaaataactGGAGTGAGCAGAGTCAGACAGAGATGCCTCAGAATCAAGCCTGCTTTCGCAAGAGATTTAGCATTTCAAGTGCCCTGAGAACATGCACAGGCTTGGCAGTTGTAGGCAGCACGACTCAGCTGTGCTGAGTGTCTGCACACACGCACCCCTACAAGGGAAGGGGAGCAGACACACCCACGGCTGCCTCCTTTGCGAGCAGGTCCCACGTTCTTCCCCTGTCTCGTCCACCCACACATGCCACACTGGGCCCTGCGGAGGAGCCGGACAACCCCCGGCTGCTCGCACCTGGGGGACGGCTAGAGACCCAGTAGCCATGGCCATCAACACCCTCGCAGCAAGCAGCTCTCAGGAGAGGCAGACGGAGGAGACCTGCGGCCTGCCATCGGGGCAGGGCCCTGCCGGAGGACAGGCATAGCTGAGGAGTTCAGCACACCACATCCAGCTGAGCTGTTGCCTCGGACCTCTTGCCCCTCCCCGGCCCAGCTGCATCCTTCCCTGGCCGAGAGGGTCCTGACTCGCTTCCCTGTGGGTCAGCAGGCCGAAATGCCTACCTGGGTGGCGAGAGATCTTCTCTGCcgcagggaagagaagggcaTCTGCTGCGGGGACGTCCTCTGCCGACACGCTGTCCATGCTGCCTGGAGAAGGCCAGTAATAGTCCCCATACCTCACTGCACCGGGGTAGGGCGGGTAGGGTGGCAGGGCCAGGTGGGTACTCATCACCGGGAGCCCCCAGCCCCGAGGCGGCTGCGAGCTGACAAGCCACGCTCCTGCTGCAGGTAGCCCGCATGCAGATACTCCATTAGCCGGAGGTGAGGGGGATGCTTTATGGCCTCCCCAGGCCAGCCTTGGTTAGAAGGGATTGTCATGGCCATTGTCATGTTAAGAGTGAGTTGATTGGAGGGGAGGGGCTCTGGGGTATTCAGGGAGTGGGGGAGGGCTGAGACACAGGGCCAGCTTCCCAGCTTGGCTTCTGGGTGCCACGATGGAGCCAAAGCCATTGCTGCTGGCACAACCCTCCCTGcttgggggtggagggaagagTGTTGTTCTCACCTCAGGGCAGAGGCCTGAGCAGAGCTGTCTCATGGACAGGGCTAGGCAGACCCCCACCCCCTCTCCAAGTTTAACACTGCCTCCTCACCTCCGCCTCCTTGCTACTCTCCACCCAAATGCAAAGAATGGAGGAGAACCCGGaggccccccccctcccccccccgccctcggGGCATTCAGAGGCTATACATGTCTGCATTGCAGATCGTAACCATCATTGCAAATAGATAGGCACTCCACCTCCTCACAAATGAATACAGActggggggtggaggggaacaGCAGTCCAGAGGAGTATCTGTATTGCAAGGAGAAGGGCtcaaaagaaagacaaattGCTCTTTGAATAGCTTCTCTAGTGGCTAGCCCAAGGTTGAGACAGACACAGGCCTGTTTTGCATGGCCACAGTGAAATAACACTTCCCATTTTCTAAGTTTCTTTCCTCAGTCACTATTACATTTTTCTAGTCCTTAGAAGAAACAATAGCTCACAAAGATTTAGCTTCTTTTTGCTACACACTAGGGGAAAAGTAGAAATTACTTGATCAGATTCTAAAGGAATCCAAGAGCATAAGATAAGCATTCAAAGCCAGGTTTTACCATCCACttagggaaggaagaaaaaaaatggtgcttCCTTTAGGGAAATTAGAAGCTTAACAGTAGGATCTCATAGCCTAGGATTTACAAAACTTTGGAAAATCACCCAGGAGagataggggaaaaaaaaaaaaaaaaaaaaagagacagagcaAGGAGAGATTTTTCCCTCCCTAACCCCtaagtgggaagaaaaatgatacAGGCACCTACCTGTATACATAAAGAAGAGGAGTAAGTACTAACTCTATTAccctgtttaaaaagaaaaaaaatcttctggaGACAGTAGAGACAAGCCTCCTTTGTGTCCATATATCTCTTTTGCCCCAGCTGAGTCATCATAAGAAATGAGCCCCAGCTGATACCAGCTTGCCCCTAGGCTCACTCTCACCAGTATGCTGCATAAGTGGGGGCTAGAAAGTGTGCCTTTATAAGCTCACAGCTGAAAGTACTGCtttgcagtgctgcttgcctggaaGGGCTTTGCTGGGCCCACCTTTGACCTCTGAATTAATGTTGACTTTGTTTCTCAGTTAGAATTCAGACAGGATCCAGAACAGAGAGACAATTAGGAATGCAGAGGAAAGCAATTATAATTGGGCAAGAGGGATAAAATGTAGAACCAGAAGCTTCACCTGCTTCTTGTCTCTATCCCCATACTGGTTTGGTACAGGCCTCAGGCCTGTCTACTGCTCCAGGATGCTTCCCCTGCAGTCATGGCCTGGGGCATCCCAAACTCACTCCAGGCTGTTTGCTTCCTGTTGAGGGTTTAGCTAATGCACGCACTAAAAGTGATACCCTgtcaaatatgaaaaacatttatgcAGTGGAGTATGGAGGTGATGGCCATTAATCTGCATGGTCCAT encodes:
- the LOC134137997 gene encoding homeobox protein NANOG-like — encoded protein: MSTHLALPPYPPYPGAVRYGDYYWPSPGSMDSVSAEDVPAADALLFPAAEKISRHPAVSPASSSSGTLIQYTPDSATSPTTEDPSPHPASQKIKEEGEGGVKKAKSRTAFSQEQLQTLHQRFQSQKYLSPQQIRELGSALGLTYKQVKTWFQNQRMKFKRCQKESQWMEKGTYQPQNGFHQAAYLDMTPTFHQSFPVGASRNIQAVNNVHQAYSSGQTYGNGQSLYPFMAVEDDGYFGKGGTSCSTQQAMGLLSQQMNFYHGYPTNVDYASLESDETYSFQNTSDSITQFSGSPVRHQYQAPWHPLGTQNGYES